A region of Necator americanus strain Aroian chromosome I, whole genome shotgun sequence DNA encodes the following proteins:
- a CDS encoding hypothetical protein (NECATOR_CHRI.G2869.T3) codes for MNVVLFIYSCTLLATVAAAIPEPFPFLLTYGGGALRHQGERRRFGRSALPPDSPYKWDKYQDESGNYVIPYVISGDYSPEEKKEIFAAMEKISKNTCVAFRSRSAEEDYVEIANIKYEGCSAYVGRFGGVSLLRLENGKYGCMGKRTIMQMLLHTVGLYHEHRRPDRDNFIKVHKENAIQDLSTHFQFAKLDPADVSTYNLPYDYTSIMHVGKDHYAESGKTTIETLDPAFQDVIGTLTEPSMYDYMKSGAAAFLHVQTPDLHIYYSEEFTPTSTEGRKQEVQDVEYVEDV; via the exons ATGAACGTCGTGTTGTTTATCTACAGCTGCACGCTGCTTGCAACAGTGGCAGCAGCGATACCG GAGCCGTTCCCCTTTTTGTTGACGTATGGAGGAGGTGCGCTGCGTCATCAAGGAGAAAGGAG GCGATTCGGACGGAGTGCTCTTCCACCAGATTCCCCCTATAAATGGGACAAGTACCAGGATGAAAGCGGAAACTATGTCATACCTTATGTGATTTCAGGGGACTACA GTcctgaagagaagaaggagatCTTTGCTGCGatggaaaaaatcagcaaaaacaCCTGTGTTGCCTTCAGGAGCAGATCAGCGGAAGAGGACTACGTTGAAATTGCGAACATAAAGTATGAAGG ATGTAGTGCTTATGTTGGTCGATTCGGAGGGGTGAGCTTGTTGAGGCTGGAGAATGGCAAATATGG GTGTATGGGCAAGAGAACCATTATGCAAATGCTTTTGCACACTGTTGGTCTGTACCATGAGCATAGACGTCCGGACAGGGACAACTTTATCAAGGTGCACAAAGAAAACGCGATTCAAG ATCTAAGCACCCATTTCCAATTTGCAAAGTTGGACCCTGCTGACGTAAGTACCTACAATCTTCCATACGACTACACTTCAATAATGCACGTTGGAAAAGATCACTATGCAGAGTCTGGGAAGACCACCATAGAAACACTGGATCCCGCATTCCAG GATGTGATCGGAACGCTAACGGAGCCATCGATGTACGACTACATGAAG AGTGGAGCAGCAGCGTTCCTGCATGTCCAAACACCGGATTTGCACATATACTATTCAGAAGAATTCACTCCAACGAGTACAGAAGGTAGGAAGCAGGAAGTGCAGGATGTGGAGTATGTGGAGGATGTATAG
- a CDS encoding hypothetical protein (NECATOR_CHRI.G2869.T1): MNVVLFIYSCTLLATVAAAIPKEPFPFLLTYGGGALRHQGERRRFGRSALPPDSPYKWDKYQDESGNYVIPYVISGDYSPEEKKEIFAAMEKISKNTCVAFRSRSAEEDYVEIANIKYEGCSAYVGRFGGVSLLRLENGKYGCMGKRTIMQMLLHTVGLYHEHRRPDRDNFIKVHKENAIQDLSTHFQFAKLDPADVSTYNLPYDYTSIMHVGKDHYAESGKTTIETLDPAFQDVIGTLTEPSMYDYMKVCSIYKCGRCIGKQMPFA, encoded by the exons ATGAACGTCGTGTTGTTTATCTACAGCTGCACGCTGCTTGCAACAGTGGCAGCAGCGATACCG AAGGAGCCGTTCCCCTTTTTGTTGACGTATGGAGGAGGTGCGCTGCGTCATCAAGGAGAAAGGAG GCGATTCGGACGGAGTGCTCTTCCACCAGATTCCCCCTATAAATGGGACAAGTACCAGGATGAAAGCGGAAACTATGTCATACCTTATGTGATTTCAGGGGACTACA GTcctgaagagaagaaggagatCTTTGCTGCGatggaaaaaatcagcaaaaacaCCTGTGTTGCCTTCAGGAGCAGATCAGCGGAAGAGGACTACGTTGAAATTGCGAACATAAAGTATGAAGG ATGTAGTGCTTATGTTGGTCGATTCGGAGGGGTGAGCTTGTTGAGGCTGGAGAATGGCAAATATGG GTGTATGGGCAAGAGAACCATTATGCAAATGCTTTTGCACACTGTTGGTCTGTACCATGAGCATAGACGTCCGGACAGGGACAACTTTATCAAGGTGCACAAAGAAAACGCGATTCAAG ATCTAAGCACCCATTTCCAATTTGCAAAGTTGGACCCTGCTGACGTAAGTACCTACAATCTTCCATACGACTACACTTCAATAATGCACGTTGGAAAAGATCACTATGCAGAGTCTGGGAAGACCACCATAGAAACACTGGATCCCGCATTCCAG GATGTGATCGGAACGCTAACGGAGCCATCGATGTACGACTACATGAAGGTGTGTTCGATCTACAAATGTGGGCGGTGCATCGGCAAACAGATGCCATTTGCGTGA
- a CDS encoding hypothetical protein (NECATOR_CHRI.G2869.T2) — protein sequence MNVVLFIYSCTLLATVAAAIPKEPFPFLLTYGGGALRHQGERRRFGRSALPPDSPYKWDKYQDESGNYVIPYVISGDYSPEEKKEIFAAMEKISKNTCVAFRSRSAEEDYVEIANIKYEGCSAYVGRFGGVSLLRLENGKYGCMGKRTIMQMLLHTVGLYHEHRRPDRDNFIKVHKENAIQDLSTHFQFAKLDPADVSTYNLPYDYTSIMHVGKDHYAESGKTTIETLDPAFQDVIGTLTEPSMYDYMKSGAAAFLHVQTPDLHIYYSEEFTPTSTEGRKQEVQDVEYVEDV from the exons ATGAACGTCGTGTTGTTTATCTACAGCTGCACGCTGCTTGCAACAGTGGCAGCAGCGATACCG AAGGAGCCGTTCCCCTTTTTGTTGACGTATGGAGGAGGTGCGCTGCGTCATCAAGGAGAAAGGAG GCGATTCGGACGGAGTGCTCTTCCACCAGATTCCCCCTATAAATGGGACAAGTACCAGGATGAAAGCGGAAACTATGTCATACCTTATGTGATTTCAGGGGACTACA GTcctgaagagaagaaggagatCTTTGCTGCGatggaaaaaatcagcaaaaacaCCTGTGTTGCCTTCAGGAGCAGATCAGCGGAAGAGGACTACGTTGAAATTGCGAACATAAAGTATGAAGG ATGTAGTGCTTATGTTGGTCGATTCGGAGGGGTGAGCTTGTTGAGGCTGGAGAATGGCAAATATGG GTGTATGGGCAAGAGAACCATTATGCAAATGCTTTTGCACACTGTTGGTCTGTACCATGAGCATAGACGTCCGGACAGGGACAACTTTATCAAGGTGCACAAAGAAAACGCGATTCAAG ATCTAAGCACCCATTTCCAATTTGCAAAGTTGGACCCTGCTGACGTAAGTACCTACAATCTTCCATACGACTACACTTCAATAATGCACGTTGGAAAAGATCACTATGCAGAGTCTGGGAAGACCACCATAGAAACACTGGATCCCGCATTCCAG GATGTGATCGGAACGCTAACGGAGCCATCGATGTACGACTACATGAAG AGTGGAGCAGCAGCGTTCCTGCATGTCCAAACACCGGATTTGCACATATACTATTCAGAAGAATTCACTCCAACGAGTACAGAAGGTAGGAAGCAGGAAGTGCAGGATGTGGAGTATGTGGAGGATGTATAG